A region of Paenibacillus thiaminolyticus DNA encodes the following proteins:
- a CDS encoding phosphotransferase enzyme family protein encodes MIQNLLPAIEAAYGIDARGSRLLGGYYNHVFETSDGAMVIKCCRFDREDPAFVEAELAWMKQAMEAGLLVPEPVPAKNGGMTARLDGECFAVVTKKLNGTAIHPREPEQWNEWLFRQWGETMGTLRRAARHYTAAWAPPFQDWTDDRLVREALDPAGSGRLGGDAPVWDLWLECVQEAQRFPKEAERYGLIHHDLHPGNLLRVGDRLAVLDFGDSMRHWYAYDIAIAAQAASMSVRNREERPAFVTRFLDAFAGGYAEADKLPAEEWGRVPFFLRYRTIYSYLYHRTSKRPEEWSAQEQAILARMREDILSGATYV; translated from the coding sequence TTGATCCAAAATTTGCTGCCCGCTATTGAAGCGGCTTACGGCATCGATGCGCGAGGTTCAAGATTGCTCGGAGGGTACTATAACCATGTATTCGAGACGTCTGACGGAGCTATGGTCATCAAATGCTGCCGATTCGATCGCGAAGACCCGGCCTTCGTGGAGGCCGAGCTTGCCTGGATGAAGCAGGCGATGGAAGCCGGCCTGCTGGTGCCGGAGCCGGTGCCGGCGAAGAACGGGGGAATGACGGCCAGGCTGGATGGGGAATGCTTCGCCGTCGTCACGAAGAAGCTGAACGGGACTGCCATTCATCCGAGGGAACCGGAGCAGTGGAACGAATGGCTTTTCCGCCAATGGGGGGAAACGATGGGAACGCTGCGCCGGGCGGCACGGCACTATACGGCCGCTTGGGCTCCGCCGTTCCAGGATTGGACGGACGACCGGCTCGTCCGGGAGGCGCTGGATCCTGCCGGAAGCGGCCGCCTCGGTGGAGATGCGCCTGTCTGGGATCTGTGGCTCGAGTGTGTGCAGGAGGCGCAGCGATTCCCTAAGGAGGCCGAACGCTACGGCCTCATCCATCACGATCTGCATCCGGGCAACCTGTTGCGGGTTGGAGACCGGTTGGCGGTGTTGGACTTCGGTGACAGCATGCGCCACTGGTACGCGTATGATATCGCGATTGCCGCGCAGGCGGCCTCGATGAGTGTGCGGAACCGGGAGGAACGGCCGGCCTTCGTAACCCGGTTTTTGGATGCGTTTGCGGGCGGGTATGCGGAGGCGGACAAGCTGCCTGCCGAGGAATGGGGGCGGGTTCCCTTTTTCCTCCGTTATCGAACTATCTATTCGTATCTGTATCACCGGACGAGCAAGCGGCCGGAGGAATGGAGCGCTCAGGAGCAGGCCATTCTGGCACGCATGCGGGAGGATATCCTGAGCGGAGCAACATATGTATGA
- a CDS encoding DUF4176 domain-containing protein, with the protein MKNQAEQLRPTHDKTLLPLGSIVLLRDGSKKLMIYGRKQLQIKTNRLFDYLGVVYPEGYIDENFSFLFNHEDIDVVAHVGFSNYEEEAFQKVLQEVSTAK; encoded by the coding sequence TTGAAGAATCAAGCAGAACAACTCCGTCCTACACATGACAAGACGTTACTTCCGCTGGGCTCGATCGTATTGCTGCGCGACGGAAGTAAGAAATTGATGATATATGGCCGCAAGCAGCTTCAAATCAAGACAAATCGTCTGTTTGATTATTTGGGCGTCGTCTATCCGGAAGGATACATAGATGAGAACTTTTCCTTTTTATTCAATCATGAGGATATCGACGTTGTCGCCCATGTAGGTTTTTCGAACTATGAAGAAGAAGCTTTCCAAAAAGTTCTTCAAGAAGTCTCAACAGCTAAGTAA
- the essC gene encoding type VII secretion protein EssC has protein sequence MNVLYQRSPRIKPTLRRDKLEILRPPAEPTRPTFSIITIIMTLVSVGFYIYMSISGKMGNSNYMMFQMLTIFMMLTSYTLPFFMYLNNKKVYDRRKVERDRMYRTQLDKHREELQEKTREQLEAMQAIHGDPEVCYQIVKNRSSNLWERGPADDDFMHVRIGTGMVPFYMDIEVPRVDGYERDPLIDAAREVAEEFKRVEQAPITLPLYPAKVIGIVGGREAVMNAIRVITAQLSTRHSPDEVKLAAFYDEREAEEWSWLRWLPHTWDDERTQRYLADRRSGAHQLADQLFSLLNRRKSFQTSGQKKQHLPCYVVLLSDTQLVEEEPLYPLLLEDAGRIDACTIVLSESKELLPMQCQLIVEVGESEETYTHKTGEEGIVRNAFSADLMSLEGMDTLARFMAPIRLKRSAASDIPTVLTLFEMLGVKEIGQLDAASRWRKNRYPDTLPVPVGVRAGSKKIMLNLHDKIERKGHGPHGLIAGTTGSGKSEVIQSLIASLAAEFHPHELAFMLIDYKGGGMSNTFVDLPHVVGTITNLDDSLIERAKVSLRAELIRRQRILNDAGNLQHIDEYYRSDRRAEHPLPHLVIIIDEFAQLKKDQPEFMDELISIATIGRTLGVHLILATQKPAGVVDEKIWSNTRFRICLRVQSEGDSRDMLKIPNAAWITNPGRGYFQVGSDEVFEEMQFAWSGAPYLVKRQDEEASPVQIYEVRLNGKREPLLTGEELSSALMEKEPPKQLQVFIGHVAETARREGIERLPGPWLPPLPEHLELDEVLALRGEEPAGPWQAEHPETELCAAIGLVDDLMQQRQEPLHMSMEQGHLAVYGMPGTGKTTFVQSLLMSLAKQFTPERWHGYVVDMGRMMKDVAQLPQIGSVMLAEEEDRIKRLFRYLGQQLSERKERISEAGVKTIASYRRAAREQVPHIVVVIDGYLNFRSTYPEENELLEYLLREGGSLAITFVITANRVTDIFEKVRSNIPQAVSFELADPSDYYFAVGRPTKAPAQLPPGRGLVKGAVPPLEFQTALPSSGPDETERIRRLRAEMKSIKEAWNGKEAPPIRPLPDLVRLPELLQEPGRRAQEGAEGLYRVPVGLRSDDLEPFLIDLKEGPHFVAASPMESGKTSFLSSWMLSLAYHVSPGRLHIYMVDTRFGGEGISRLSGLPHVKGVAVREEEIPFLVQMIYDQVQNRTKEAHEPALLLVMDDADDLCKQLTDFSVKDQLSAIVRQGRDRNVHVVLAGVPSEFPTFGVDWFNDVKASQSGFLFGTIDANDLSFLRLPISESNSGSSGTKMLPPGQGYFMRRKFTKLKAAFPYTESWTPNEWSERIRERWNVPV, from the coding sequence GTGAACGTACTGTACCAGAGATCACCTAGAATCAAGCCGACGCTGCGCAGGGACAAGCTTGAGATTTTGCGCCCGCCAGCGGAACCGACCCGTCCTACATTTTCGATCATTACGATTATTATGACGTTGGTCAGTGTCGGTTTTTACATATATATGTCAATATCAGGCAAGATGGGCAACAGCAATTATATGATGTTCCAGATGTTGACCATTTTTATGATGCTGACGTCGTATACTCTTCCATTTTTTATGTATTTGAACAATAAGAAGGTGTACGATCGCCGCAAGGTGGAACGCGATCGGATGTACCGCACCCAATTGGATAAGCATCGGGAAGAACTGCAGGAGAAGACAAGGGAGCAATTGGAGGCCATGCAGGCGATCCATGGCGATCCCGAAGTATGCTATCAGATCGTCAAGAACCGGAGCAGCAATCTGTGGGAGCGCGGTCCGGCGGATGACGATTTCATGCATGTGCGAATCGGCACTGGCATGGTGCCATTCTACATGGATATTGAAGTGCCGCGCGTGGACGGCTATGAGCGCGATCCGTTGATTGACGCTGCCCGCGAAGTCGCGGAAGAGTTCAAGCGGGTGGAGCAGGCGCCTATCACGCTCCCTTTGTATCCAGCCAAGGTCATCGGCATCGTCGGTGGCCGGGAAGCGGTAATGAATGCGATCCGCGTCATCACGGCGCAGCTGTCCACCCGGCATTCGCCAGATGAAGTGAAGCTGGCTGCCTTCTATGATGAGCGCGAAGCCGAGGAATGGAGCTGGCTGAGATGGCTGCCGCATACATGGGATGACGAACGGACGCAGCGGTATTTGGCGGATCGACGCAGCGGGGCGCATCAGCTGGCGGACCAGCTGTTCAGCCTGCTGAACCGGAGGAAGAGCTTCCAGACATCCGGTCAGAAGAAGCAGCATCTCCCTTGTTATGTCGTCCTGCTGTCCGATACGCAGTTGGTGGAAGAGGAGCCGCTGTATCCGCTCCTTTTGGAGGATGCTGGCCGAATCGACGCTTGCACGATTGTGCTCTCGGAGAGCAAGGAGCTCCTGCCGATGCAGTGCCAGCTTATCGTGGAAGTGGGCGAATCCGAAGAAACCTATACGCATAAGACGGGAGAAGAAGGCATCGTTCGGAATGCCTTTTCCGCCGATCTTATGTCTCTGGAAGGGATGGACACGCTGGCCCGCTTTATGGCGCCAATCCGCCTGAAGCGCTCGGCCGCGTCCGACATTCCTACCGTCCTGACGCTGTTCGAGATGCTGGGCGTGAAGGAGATCGGCCAGTTGGACGCAGCTTCGCGCTGGCGGAAGAACCGTTATCCCGATACGCTGCCGGTTCCGGTCGGCGTACGCGCGGGAAGCAAGAAGATCATGCTCAATCTTCATGACAAGATTGAGCGCAAGGGACATGGGCCGCACGGCCTGATCGCGGGAACGACCGGTTCGGGGAAGAGCGAAGTTATCCAGTCGCTCATCGCTTCGCTTGCCGCCGAGTTCCATCCCCATGAGCTTGCGTTCATGCTGATTGACTACAAGGGTGGCGGCATGTCGAACACCTTCGTCGATCTGCCGCATGTCGTAGGCACGATAACGAATCTGGACGACAGCTTGATCGAGCGGGCCAAGGTGTCGCTCCGGGCGGAGCTGATCCGCCGGCAGCGCATCTTGAATGATGCCGGGAATCTGCAGCATATCGATGAATATTACCGATCGGACCGGCGGGCGGAGCACCCGCTTCCGCATTTGGTCATCATTATCGATGAATTCGCCCAATTGAAGAAGGATCAGCCGGAGTTCATGGATGAGCTGATCAGCATCGCGACGATCGGCCGGACGCTCGGTGTCCACCTCATCCTGGCCACGCAGAAGCCGGCTGGCGTCGTTGACGAGAAAATATGGAGCAACACCCGCTTCCGCATCTGCCTGCGGGTTCAGAGTGAAGGGGACAGCCGGGATATGCTCAAAATACCGAATGCCGCCTGGATTACCAATCCCGGGAGAGGCTACTTCCAGGTTGGCAGCGATGAAGTGTTCGAAGAGATGCAGTTCGCCTGGAGCGGGGCGCCCTATCTGGTTAAGCGCCAGGATGAAGAGGCCTCGCCTGTCCAGATTTATGAGGTCCGGCTGAATGGCAAGCGGGAACCGCTGCTGACCGGAGAGGAACTCTCCTCCGCGCTGATGGAGAAGGAACCGCCGAAGCAGCTGCAAGTGTTCATCGGCCATGTGGCCGAGACGGCCCGCCGCGAGGGGATTGAGCGGCTTCCGGGCCCTTGGCTCCCGCCGCTACCGGAGCATCTGGAATTGGATGAGGTTCTGGCGCTGCGCGGGGAAGAACCGGCAGGACCATGGCAGGCGGAGCATCCGGAGACCGAGCTCTGTGCCGCGATCGGCTTGGTCGACGATCTGATGCAGCAGCGGCAGGAGCCGCTCCATATGAGCATGGAGCAGGGACATCTTGCCGTATACGGCATGCCGGGCACGGGGAAGACGACCTTCGTCCAGTCCTTGCTGATGTCGCTGGCGAAGCAATTCACGCCGGAACGGTGGCATGGTTATGTCGTGGACATGGGGCGGATGATGAAGGATGTGGCCCAATTGCCTCAGATCGGTTCGGTCATGCTGGCGGAGGAGGAAGACCGCATCAAGCGGCTGTTCCGTTACCTGGGGCAGCAGTTGAGCGAGCGCAAAGAAAGGATATCGGAAGCGGGAGTCAAGACGATCGCCTCCTACCGGAGAGCGGCCCGCGAACAGGTGCCGCACATCGTCGTCGTCATTGACGGATACTTGAACTTCCGGTCGACCTATCCGGAGGAGAATGAACTGCTGGAATATTTGCTGCGCGAGGGCGGAAGTCTCGCCATTACGTTCGTGATTACGGCGAACCGCGTAACCGATATTTTCGAGAAGGTGCGCAGCAATATTCCGCAGGCGGTGTCGTTCGAGCTTGCCGATCCGAGCGACTACTATTTCGCGGTCGGACGGCCGACGAAGGCGCCGGCGCAGCTTCCGCCGGGGCGCGGGCTGGTGAAGGGGGCCGTGCCGCCGCTTGAATTCCAGACGGCGCTGCCATCCAGCGGCCCGGACGAGACCGAGCGGATCCGGCGGCTTCGCGCCGAGATGAAGTCGATCAAGGAGGCGTGGAACGGGAAGGAAGCACCGCCGATCCGGCCGCTTCCTGACCTGGTCCGGCTGCCGGAGCTGCTCCAGGAGCCGGGAAGGCGGGCTCAGGAAGGCGCCGAAGGCTTGTACCGGGTGCCGGTCGGTCTCCGTTCGGACGACCTGGAGCCGTTCCTGATCGATTTGAAGGAAGGCCCTCATTTCGTGGCAGCCAGTCCGATGGAGAGCGGCAAGACGTCATTCCTGTCGAGCTGGATGCTGTCGTTGGCTTATCATGTCTCGCCTGGGCGGCTTCATATCTATATGGTCGATACCCGGTTCGGCGGGGAAGGAATCAGCCGATTGTCCGGTCTTCCTCATGTCAAAGGAGTCGCAGTGCGAGAAGAAGAGATTCCATTCCTCGTGCAGATGATATATGATCAAGTACAGAACCGGACGAAGGAAGCGCATGAACCGGCCCTCTTGCTCGTGATGGACGATGCCGATGATTTATGCAAACAGTTGACTGATTTTTCTGTAAAGGATCAGCTGTCAGCCATCGTACGGCAGGGCCGGGACCGGAATGTCCATGTCGTGCTGGCGGGAGTTCCATCGGAATTCCCGACCTTCGGCGTCGATTGGTTCAACGATGTGAAGGCATCCCAATCGGGATTCCTGTTCGGAACGATTGACGCGAACGACCTGTCCTTCCTGCGCTTGCCGATCTCCGAATCGAACAGCGGCAGCTCCGGAACGAAGATGCTGCCGCCGGGACAAGGATATTTTATGCGACGCAAATTTACCAAACTGAAAGCCGCTTTTCCATATACCGAGTCGTGGACTCCAAATGAATGGTCAGAACGAATTCGCGAACGATGGAATGTACCGGTCTGA
- a CDS encoding vWA domain-containing protein, giving the protein MNYTIQASQRTPALIIYLIDISASMNMLMDGKRRIDIVYEALSLAIRQMVFRSTKGNRLTPRYRLAILAYSDDVYDLLNGIKGIDEIASLGSLPDLTPVRFSDSAKAFRQAERILEGELPNMQDCPAPLVCHMTDGVATGEDPEPIAKRIMQMSVPDGNVLVENIFISDHIMGSPIAEPRRWKGIMADTPFKDEHAGKLRNMSSVLPESYREMLVEADYQLAPGARMMLPGSCAELVSIGFQMSAATPVR; this is encoded by the coding sequence ATGAATTATACCATACAAGCTTCCCAACGGACGCCGGCGCTCATTATTTATCTCATTGACATTAGCGCTTCGATGAATATGCTGATGGACGGGAAGCGCCGGATTGACATTGTATACGAAGCGCTATCCTTGGCGATTCGGCAGATGGTGTTCCGTTCCACCAAGGGCAACCGGCTGACTCCCCGGTACCGCCTGGCTATACTGGCCTACAGTGACGATGTATACGATCTGCTGAACGGCATCAAGGGTATCGACGAGATCGCCAGTCTTGGCTCGCTGCCGGATCTGACGCCGGTCCGGTTCTCCGATTCGGCCAAGGCGTTCCGGCAGGCGGAGCGGATCCTTGAGGGGGAGCTGCCGAATATGCAGGACTGCCCGGCTCCGCTTGTGTGCCATATGACCGACGGGGTCGCGACAGGGGAGGACCCGGAGCCGATCGCGAAGCGGATTATGCAAATGAGCGTGCCGGACGGCAATGTGCTGGTGGAGAATATTTTCATATCCGATCATATTATGGGCTCGCCGATCGCGGAGCCGCGCCGCTGGAAAGGAATTATGGCGGACACGCCATTCAAGGATGAGCATGCCGGGAAGCTGCGCAACATGTCCTCCGTCCTGCCGGAGAGTTACCGGGAGATGCTGGTCGAGGCGGATTATCAGCTCGCTCCCGGCGCGCGCATGATGCTCCCCGGAAGCTGCGCGGAGCTCGTGTCCATCGGGTTCCAGATGTCGGCGGCGACGCCGGTTCGGTAG
- a CDS encoding DUF402 domain-containing protein, translating to MRQETDAFSGYVTLLHFHAVRAPLIKKMDGRKLVLADAGYYWMQHFPQGKRYSVTTMLNDQEEVVQWYVDVCEPPVLDERGIPYYDDLYLDVVLLPSGKRFLLDEEELDEALRLGRISEEQYRLASEEAHHLMEHITELAAVRNGMDDFRQLKLLLRPYPNG from the coding sequence ATGCGTCAGGAAACCGATGCTTTCTCAGGCTATGTGACGCTGCTCCATTTCCATGCCGTGCGTGCGCCGCTTATTAAAAAAATGGACGGACGGAAGCTCGTGCTGGCGGATGCCGGCTACTATTGGATGCAGCATTTCCCGCAAGGGAAGCGTTATTCCGTGACGACGATGCTGAATGACCAGGAAGAAGTGGTCCAGTGGTATGTGGACGTCTGCGAGCCTCCCGTATTGGATGAGCGCGGGATTCCGTATTATGACGATTTGTATCTGGACGTCGTCCTGCTCCCGTCAGGGAAGAGGTTCTTGCTGGATGAAGAGGAATTGGACGAAGCGCTGCGCCTGGGACGCATTTCGGAGGAACAATACCGGCTGGCGTCCGAGGAAGCGCATCATTTGATGGAACATATAACAGAGCTGGCTGCCGTGCGCAACGGGATGGATGATTTCCGCCAGCTGAAGCTGCTGCTGCGTCCTTACCCGAACGGATAG
- a CDS encoding DnaJ family domain-containing protein: MSERHGDWMDEIFSNYAKSGGMDELPGKGKPLDVASGDALQSVMKEANVLPSWLELQKKIRSQLEQLLHQVEELGSEPVDQAFEELNRSIRTYNSMVPNALLQKGIVTKENIRTQWTKWE, from the coding sequence ATGAGTGAGCGGCATGGGGACTGGATGGATGAGATTTTCTCGAATTATGCGAAGTCGGGCGGCATGGACGAACTGCCCGGCAAGGGCAAGCCGCTTGATGTGGCAAGCGGGGATGCGCTCCAGAGCGTCATGAAGGAAGCGAATGTGCTCCCTTCCTGGCTGGAGCTTCAAAAAAAGATTCGAAGCCAGCTTGAACAACTGCTGCATCAGGTGGAGGAGCTTGGTAGCGAGCCCGTGGATCAGGCGTTCGAGGAACTGAATCGCAGCATCCGGACCTACAATTCGATGGTGCCGAATGCGCTGCTGCAAAAAGGTATCGTCACGAAGGAAAACATTCGGACGCAATGGACGAAATGGGAATAA
- a CDS encoding DUF2164 domain-containing protein: MNPIKLPRERKEHIIEQVKQYFAEERSEELGDIGAEQLIDFMIKELGPHLYNQAVQDARKLLLERMAALEDDLYALERPVQGHR; the protein is encoded by the coding sequence ATGAATCCGATTAAGCTGCCCAGAGAACGGAAGGAACATATTATAGAGCAGGTGAAGCAGTATTTCGCGGAAGAACGCTCGGAGGAGCTTGGTGATATCGGAGCGGAGCAGCTCATTGATTTTATGATCAAGGAATTGGGCCCGCATTTGTATAATCAGGCGGTTCAGGATGCAAGGAAGCTGCTTCTCGAGCGGATGGCCGCTCTGGAAGACGATCTGTACGCACTGGAGCGTCCCGTCCAAGGACATCGTTAA
- a CDS encoding BadF/BadG/BcrA/BcrD ATPase family protein, which translates to MGNIVIGIDGGGTTTRVMTASLDGAVIAYAENGCCNPNKDVQAKQHVRDALQEAAARSGGAPIAALCAGLAGLESEQDMAWAEEFTDAFGAATASIVRRHVNDGMVAHAGAFLGEPGIMAVAGTGSVVFGVNEAGRIVRNQDFHHYATAARFLSYEAVYKIIAGYAAEADQAWVGEILRYWGAASVDELSELGAARGFVCDEHERMRRFGEMAPYVTRAAGAGVPLARLVCDEAASALEQGIRIVGSRFSEETLSVAFVGSVIRDPYIRRIVAERLQQAAASTPACGRKRFRVIEPALSPVAGAIVLALQSIGVAITPDILARLQRHPRSQSSD; encoded by the coding sequence ATGGGCAACATCGTCATCGGCATCGATGGTGGGGGAACGACGACGCGGGTTATGACGGCTTCCTTGGATGGTGCGGTCATCGCTTATGCCGAGAACGGCTGCTGCAATCCGAACAAGGATGTGCAGGCGAAGCAGCATGTCAGAGATGCGCTGCAGGAGGCGGCGGCACGTTCCGGCGGGGCCCCGATTGCTGCTCTGTGCGCCGGCCTGGCCGGTCTGGAATCGGAGCAAGATATGGCATGGGCCGAGGAATTCACCGACGCGTTCGGCGCTGCAACCGCTTCAATCGTGCGGCGGCATGTCAATGACGGGATGGTAGCACATGCGGGAGCCTTTCTCGGAGAGCCGGGAATTATGGCTGTGGCCGGAACCGGTTCCGTCGTGTTCGGGGTGAATGAGGCGGGCCGCATCGTGCGCAATCAGGATTTTCATCACTATGCGACGGCCGCCCGATTTTTATCCTATGAAGCGGTGTACAAAATCATTGCCGGCTACGCGGCTGAGGCGGATCAGGCTTGGGTAGGCGAGATACTCCGTTACTGGGGTGCCGCGAGCGTTGATGAACTGAGCGAGCTGGGAGCCGCCCGCGGCTTCGTCTGCGACGAGCATGAACGAATGCGGCGCTTTGGCGAGATGGCGCCTTATGTTACGAGAGCAGCCGGGGCCGGCGTCCCGTTGGCCCGGCTCGTCTGCGACGAGGCTGCCTCAGCGCTCGAGCAAGGGATTCGCATCGTCGGCTCGCGCTTCAGCGAGGAGACTCTATCCGTCGCGTTCGTAGGCAGTGTCATTCGGGATCCGTATATCCGCCGAATCGTCGCCGAACGGCTGCAGCAGGCTGCCGCGTCCACGCCCGCGTGCGGTCGAAAGCGCTTCCGGGTCATCGAGCCGGCGCTGTCCCCCGTGGCTGGGGCAATCGTCTTGGCGCTGCAATCGATAGGCGTCGCCATTACGCCTGATATACTCGCACGCTTGCAGCGGCATCCGCGTTCACAATCGTCGGATTAG
- a CDS encoding polysaccharide pyruvyl transferase family protein translates to MMHIAVCGYYGMGNFGNDVCLRTLQKRFDGHAVYPWLPQMSPDDTDAVIIGGGDLITLYSFNPYYFPAALRNHPTWVYSVSIVDAYPEETWPKDQVNRYQERIQRAQKAVFRDALSLAIASRAGFHPYPTMAPDIAFGYQEPRFPVKRLSDRPTIGIVIFAYSSFPFEAMLRLFLRLSGQGYHLALIPVINHPTNGFSDFGMCNRLYQAMKARDPRASVESLPLLMELDVTYSIIQSMDMLISYKLHPSLAALRAGKPVFAFSKMNKVRSLLRQFGMEEYICSYQEPEEVYWPRIEDFLEHGQAKAQAALPRIRQAERESVRQLHRLKADIEQQCRQHRRF, encoded by the coding sequence ATGATGCATATTGCGGTATGCGGATATTACGGAATGGGGAACTTCGGCAACGATGTATGCCTGCGGACGCTGCAGAAGCGGTTCGACGGACATGCCGTCTACCCCTGGCTGCCGCAGATGAGCCCGGATGATACCGATGCCGTCATCATCGGCGGCGGGGATCTGATTACGCTGTATTCCTTCAACCCTTACTACTTCCCGGCGGCGCTGCGCAATCATCCGACCTGGGTGTACAGCGTCAGCATTGTCGACGCGTATCCGGAAGAAACATGGCCGAAAGATCAGGTTAATCGGTACCAGGAACGGATACAGCGGGCCCAAAAGGCTGTATTCCGCGACGCCCTTTCGCTCGCTATCGCTTCCCGGGCCGGATTTCACCCGTATCCAACGATGGCGCCGGACATCGCTTTCGGCTATCAAGAACCCCGCTTCCCCGTGAAGCGGTTGTCTGACAGGCCGACGATCGGCATCGTCATATTCGCCTATTCCTCCTTCCCGTTCGAAGCGATGCTCCGGCTCTTCCTCCGGTTGTCGGGCCAAGGCTACCATCTCGCCCTTATCCCCGTCATCAATCATCCGACCAACGGCTTCTCCGACTTCGGCATGTGCAATCGGCTGTACCAAGCCATGAAGGCTCGCGATCCCCGCGCCTCCGTCGAATCGCTGCCGCTGCTCATGGAGCTGGATGTCACCTATAGCATCATCCAGTCCATGGATATGCTGATCTCCTATAAGCTGCATCCGTCGCTCGCCGCGCTGCGCGCCGGGAAGCCCGTGTTCGCCTTCAGCAAGATGAACAAGGTCCGCAGTCTGCTCAGACAGTTCGGCATGGAGGAATATATCTGCTCCTATCAGGAGCCTGAGGAGGTCTATTGGCCGCGAATCGAGGACTTCCTCGAACACGGCCAGGCCAAGGCGCAGGCGGCGCTGCCCCGCATTCGCCAGGCCGAACGCGAGAGCGTGCGCCAGCTTCACCGACTGAAGGCGGATATAGAGCAGCAATGCCGGCAGCATCGCCGGTTCTGA
- a CDS encoding WXG100 family type VII secretion target, which translates to MAGRILITPEQVDQVANQFKQGGEQSQQVVSGLTQAIQGMEGQWEGMTKQRFFQEFQEASRQMQAFVQTLNGISEELRVIANKFRTIDQQR; encoded by the coding sequence ATGGCAGGCCGTATTTTAATAACACCTGAACAAGTGGACCAGGTCGCGAATCAATTCAAGCAGGGCGGAGAGCAAAGCCAACAGGTGGTCTCCGGCCTGACGCAAGCGATTCAAGGCATGGAAGGCCAATGGGAAGGGATGACGAAACAACGCTTCTTCCAGGAGTTCCAGGAAGCGAGCAGACAGATGCAGGCTTTCGTTCAGACGCTGAACGGCATCAGCGAAGAACTGCGCGTGATTGCGAACAAGTTCCGCACTATCGACCAACAGCGCTAA
- a CDS encoding WXG100 family type VII secretion target, translated as MRILVYPDALRDLGRQLQIAAEQIQTIQSSLSQALHTLTWESSIRTSVMEEWQQASRLSSQIHELLFELGKQISTKAEQFQTADQQTNSILPPGAKIGSATAIFSGIMMGGTSLILPGVAPGLGTISNPNSAVRAMNGGGTSIGLSWKPTEAQLYGIGKGGYDMLRMHRDKFNVNVRGDGYVTISGARSDYAMSEGIHGTRYAASNASNHRNVWKFVDPSIAMKEAFSLNGWSAKLGYAGLAYDTGTAVMTDYEAGGASRAVASGVVNGSLGLGTMAASAAVGAYVGSVVPVGGTIVGAGVGLAAGAVISMASEVTVNGKSLKTYAVDAVDSVVDGASDSVSDSTKSLSTKVQSVSDTVADGVKAVKSGTTKTAKRIADSVSDTFGGLGKWSPGNGS; from the coding sequence ATGCGTATTCTCGTATATCCGGATGCGCTCCGTGATTTGGGCCGTCAGCTTCAAATTGCGGCGGAACAAATACAAACTATTCAATCGTCTCTGAGTCAGGCGCTGCATACGTTGACATGGGAGTCTTCGATTAGGACATCCGTCATGGAAGAATGGCAGCAGGCATCGCGTCTGTCTTCCCAGATTCACGAGTTGTTGTTCGAGCTGGGCAAGCAAATCAGTACGAAAGCGGAGCAATTCCAGACGGCTGATCAGCAGACGAACAGCATTTTGCCGCCTGGGGCTAAGATCGGATCGGCAACGGCCATATTCAGCGGCATCATGATGGGGGGGACGTCTCTTATTCTTCCTGGGGTTGCACCGGGGCTCGGGACGATCTCGAATCCGAATTCAGCCGTTCGCGCGATGAACGGAGGGGGAACCAGCATCGGATTAAGCTGGAAGCCGACGGAAGCCCAATTATACGGCATCGGCAAGGGCGGCTATGATATGCTGCGCATGCACCGTGACAAATTCAACGTCAATGTGCGGGGAGACGGTTATGTCACGATTAGCGGGGCCCGATCCGACTACGCGATGTCGGAAGGGATTCACGGCACACGGTATGCCGCTTCGAACGCGTCCAATCACCGCAATGTATGGAAGTTCGTCGACCCGAGCATCGCGATGAAGGAAGCCTTCTCGCTCAATGGATGGAGCGCGAAGCTGGGCTATGCCGGCCTCGCCTACGACACGGGAACTGCCGTGATGACGGATTATGAAGCGGGGGGAGCCAGCCGCGCGGTGGCAAGCGGCGTCGTGAACGGCTCGCTCGGCCTGGGCACGATGGCAGCCAGCGCCGCGGTCGGCGCATATGTCGGCTCCGTCGTTCCGGTAGGAGGGACGATCGTCGGGGCCGGAGTCGGATTGGCCGCAGGTGCCGTTATTTCCATGGCCTCGGAAGTCACGGTTAACGGCAAGTCATTGAAAACCTATGCGGTGGACGCGGTAGACAGCGTCGTGGACGGCGCATCCGATTCGGTGTCGGACAGTACGAAGTCGCTCTCAACGAAAGTGCAATCCGTCTCGGACACGGTGGCCGATGGAGTGAAGGCGGTCAAGAGCGGAACGACGAAGACAGCGAAGCGCATCGCCGATTCCGTCTCGGACACGTTCGGGGGGCTTGGCAAATGGTCCCCCGGGAACGGATCTTAA